CGAATATATCTACGAATAACTAcagaataataattatgaagtTTAAATgtttcttatattatttaaccTTGTACATTATTCCAGTTACATGGAATTAtagtattataatttttatttaaaaagatatactTCGTTTTATGCTTCTTTAaacatataacataattaatTTTGCTAGGATTATATCCTAacaatttttcataatttaaagAAGTGATCAAAGTTACATTTATTGATtaatttatgttaatatgtattttaattattaaaattaagaccaaaataaatcatattCAAAAGTtgcaataaatatatacttaacaacatttatatctaatcaataatactattttaaattatttaatggcCTAACAAATaccataaatatttaacttttaggtaatataaatataataataaatgttctATATAAATTTCAATGGTATGTACATTCCACTATAGCAACAatttagtataatttatagaATCTTAAATCGTCTCCCTATAATATcatagtaaatataaaaaactactataataataatgataaaaccGTAATGGTTTATGTCAAAAATAAAGAACAGATGTGATACAATAATTAAGTACTGTACTAACATGCTAATAACAATTTCTTCTatagattatttattttcaaaaaaaagaaaagcatAAAAGCAatcaattatattaatatatatagtattatttaaatatgtgtccgggttaagaaaaaaaaagatataatatatatattaatattatttttacacagTAACTTTTATaccatttatatgtaatgttttaatattagttatttatctttttcttcataaaGTTAGTATGAGatatacacaaaaataattactcAACCGTGATTTaaactaaaaatattattagaaaataatttcagttgtaatatatttatgtaaggtaaaaaaatattgcatgcatataaaatgaatattaatcaattaaattatttttttagttcacatataaatacctaaatagttcataattttgtaatttctaTTAACATTTATTAGTTCTAAATTACTCTATTGATAAGTagaaagatatatatatgtatctttttttcagTTTGTAATTTACAACGAACTAGAATTATAATGTAGAGTCAATATGGAAAGTTGTTCTTCATGGGTAATATTCATTGTTTATTTAAcgtgaatatatttaatgataaattaattatttatgataaaaaaaattataatacaaataacgcaaaaaaataatgcttaAATACTTCATAATACTTTTTGTTGAATCTAGAACTACACTGGTTTTGGTTCTGGAGCATCAGAATATTTTGGTAAAATAGAATTTGTAGAAGCTCGAAAACAAATTCTATCTCTCACTGCTTCCTTAAAGACAAAAACATCTAAAAACGAATTTAGAGATGGATGCTTAAAATTGGCTGATTatctaattaaaataaaagataaaccTCCAGATTATACTAATCCAAAACGTTGGGTACCAGTACTTAGAAATTATTTTGGACATAAATTTAAGGAGCTTAGTCAACATGGAGGTTGTCCTATGATTTTTGAACAAAAAGATAGAGATCTGttagaattaaaatatgatgcACTAGACTTCTGtgaaattaataaatcatatcaaaaaaaactaaatgcCTTCAAAAAAAGAGGCAGTAGCacatataattgtaataatgaCGCCAAATGTATAAGTGAATGTACAGAATATAGCACTTGGTTTATAAGCaagaagaaatattttgAGGAAAAGAAAGGTCTCACTAGTGAAAGttgcatatttaaaaatacatcaTCACAGTTTCCAGAAAAAACATGCAACATACTAAATCctaaaacatttaataaacCTCCTCAATGCTTATTACCGGAACCGGTTATACCTAGTCAACCTCCacttaaagaaaaagatttaAGCCCACCAAATGTATATCAGATTAAATCCGAAGATTTACCTGCAACTCAAGAACAAAGTACATTTCAAGGGAAACTCCCAACTGATAGAGGATCTGATAATTCACGTGATATAGCATCTGGTAGGTCACCTAATAGAGCATCCGAAGATCCACCTCAACTTCAAACATCATCCGAAGACAACTCTGAGGCAAGTTTAACTAAGTTAACAGAAGATACACAACATAGACATCCTGAAATAACCAATGTTCCTGTATTTTCGACACCTGAACAGAAAACAACACAGGATTCTGTATATCAACCTCCAGTTGATCAAGATTCAAACACAGAAGGTGGTATTAAAACTACATCCGTAGTTAATGAAGTATCACTTCCTAAAACCTTTCAATCTACTCCTTTAGACCCTAAGGTTCAAGGTATCATTActtctattttcttttctacttttgttttaattgaacaaattaatgcatatatatataattttaatgcaGGTCCAGTAGTAAATTCACATAGCCCATACAtatcatcatttttaataacatttctaattattattgtgtcttctctttttattaaagtaagataaaattaagtattaaaaacattataaatatttgataattgtaataatataatttttaagtacatttcttttgtattttaGTATGTTCTAATGGggaagtttaaaaaaaagaaaaatataagaagacAAGTTAAATTCCTCAAAATACTACTACCTTCTAATTCTATCAAAAAagacatatttttatcaaatgaTCACTTGGATCAGCCAATACatgatgatgaagaaatcataaaaaaactaaaaatacatgaacataacactataaaaaatacaaatatgccaaagagaaaaaaggacAGATCAAAAACCATTATAGAAGTACATATGAAAGTACTCGAAGAATTTCGAAATGAACAATGGGCATTAagcaaaaaagaatttttagcAATATGTCTAGAAGTATACGCAAATGAGGAATATAGATCTCATcctaatttaataaattataataaagtggaaaatattaaatatagcaCTGATACtaaagaaaaaggaattCTGTGGAATAAATGGATAGAAAAACACagaaatatttctaaaaaactGGAAAAAGCAGATTGGTTTAAtcatttgaaaaatgaatggaaaaaagaaatggaagAACTAAACAAGAAATATTCAaacgaaaatgaaaaagtttcatttttagaaagagaaaaagttATATGGAGACAGTGGATATCAAACAAGGGTAAAATTGTAGAACAAAATATGGAAGAGGACTGGTTTAAGGGATTAACAGatgaatttaataatatattgggtgaatatgaaaatgaagaaacTAAAAGTAGTGtatcattaataaatatagaagaaaTGGCACACAACAAAAGTTGTGAagaattatacaaatatattaaaaaaaaattactagcAAAACTGTGTATACTTGTATTTATGACGATATTAGAGGAATGCAAAAAAGAGGAGCGTATAGAAAATAGGGAATCATATTTTGATAATTTCATAAATGAATGTAAGTCAGAAGAAAACTCAGATAGAAAAGAACAAATCATAGAGGATATAAGAGATACTAACTGCAATATTTTGGAGAgtggtaaaaataataaaatacatgaTGATAAAGGTGAAAAATGTTTTAGAGAGAACATAGAAGATTGGATAAGAGAAGATGATTCATATTCAAATTCtactataaataataatattgtagGAAAATCCGAtgatataatagaaaaatacatTTCATAACTTGAGGCATATACATCCAACATAAATTCTAACTACATTAAGGTAACggataatttttatgaaacaaataccttaaatttataatataggaataaaaaaaggaaaaggaagaatACAGTATAATGGGTAGTATgagaaagaaaaacataactaaaatatgaaaatcgAAAAAcagtttttaatatatattgacaTTTTATaaactcttttttatttacacaataatacttattataacaatattttaGAACTTTACTCAATATAAGTAGCGAGATGTTAATAcatataccaaaaaaaatataattaatattaatattatactaaaatagtaaatttgTATGAGAAAATTAagattttgaaaaatgagaaaaaataaaattcataattttgcAAAACTATTTTCTtactaatataatattactaaaattcatgtaattatatattatttcattgcTACTTAGTCTACACTTTTTTCACATTTAGTAAGATgattaatttgtatttttaaacattttcattattcgAACGTTTcatgttttaattaatataaaaattttgctaattagaaaaacaaaataagctAAAAGGTGTGAATATGTAAtgaaaatacatacataatttatgtaattaaacatataataaatatactattTACTTAGTTAAATTATTCTGGACGGATATGAGTTAGTATATTTTCgcatattaataatgtttattataaatattcaaccctttatgttttatatatatcagtattttttttgttatatatctACATAAATCGAAAAATTGAATTCAGAATATCCATTAGTTATTAAAgaaatccattttttttataacaaatattataaaataaatgtaacatactcaaaaatatttatatatattgataacattaagtattttcttttgtttacatcattttcattaaaattcattaaataaatcatcgatatttttaagattattaatatatgataataatgatattatgctgaatatatatttatatacattaacatgtatttaatattcgcttttaaaaaaatatataaacatattaataagaaaaatactaataattatttaattatttttttaatttttatattataatttattaacatttgtattaaataataaaaataaaagttacacttaaaaaatgtataaattaaagGTTATTAATTTGATAACTttcaacatatttttaaaactaatTCCAAACgaatcaaaatataattattttataggaactcataaaaatgatatattatctttatttgtttcctttaaaataaatttataatttcattctTATTAGGtaatatctataaaaaatttcaagtAGCTTTCTTTTTAGTTTTAATgagaacaaataaattttgactttcaaattttttttctttttttcttttttgtaattacatAATAGTATTTTCCTTTCTAATACTTAGTTAATAAGATTAATTGTTATTAacactttttataatattttataaattatgtatgtatgtatatatgtataaatatttataatattaactaATACTagatttatttgttaaaatattaaatccATTTTGAcatgtaataaatttttactttttctatatattacaaaaataggAACATTACAAATTTGTATTTACtgatttatattatgtacaaaCTATAGTAAAAgcattatgtttatttttaaattaatatcattaatgcagtaataatagtaataacaaaaacgaaaaaatatatttctggTATAACTATAAATATTACGATCAAGTAATACGTTAACTCAAATATAAATCCATctttgtaatataatatcgttataatatataaaacaaatatattagaatatgttaataatatttttttataagtaaataattatttttagttattaaaattatccATGTTTTGGcaattttgaataaattaattgtaatatagataatctcattttatattaacagaaatacatatatatatctatgttATATGGAGtttataaggaaaaaattacgTGCAATACATAAAGCAGCATCAATAGTATTAAAGCACATAAAAATAGCAATTTCGTTATACTTTTAttgagaaataaaaaaaaaaattagagagtatataatacatatataacgaTATTATACATCTAATAATCTAataattattgaaaatataatacaaaatcgATGCAACATAATGCCCTCCTCTTATAAGTGTgccattttaataataaaaattactttttaatcttaatatattaattttgaaagtataaatacaaaaaataaggaaatatagcaaaaactgattaatttatattgtattatatacttttatatatcatacGTGTGATAAGAAAAACtataattatacaaataatgaaataaaataaatatatattgcaaaaaataaattgacttttaaattttagaTAACACTGAAATTTTAGGAactaataattaaaaaaaaaaaaataaataaaaatgcaataaataaaacttcaaagaaaatataaaagatcgTCAAACATTGATTTGTTAAGAAATTCCTATAAAGtgcattaataaaatgttaaacatagaataataatttaaaaaaggtgGTCCTTATTCatgattattatataaaagattattgagaatataataattaattatacagCATTGATGCATACAACTtgaataatgatatatatatgaattaatctCAAAATTATCATAGCCAATTATTAATACTCATAAATAGAAAACATTTAATTGTTAATTTGTTCTACAAATAAACAAGttctttaattataataaactGCGACATAATGACGCAAATAATGAAGACGTTCTTACATTTACCACAGCACACAATAATACAAATAGATAAagatgaaatatattattattacctttCATGATTACTGttttatacaaattaattttaattgatATTAGTAAATATTGTAAACATAGTCATTTAACTACAACATTCAAAGTGAAAAATaacttaaaattataaaaaaaaaataacactAATATATTCTCTATTTATACATCGAATGggtaattaaattataacatGAATATCTAATAGTTATGGAATCtcatgttttatttaaaattttaaatgttttttaaatagaacGCTGTATTTTTTACAGCGTAAATTTCAATAATTCGTACAAAATTTTTGCACAAATTAAGAGAcacgataaaaaaatatagaaatttggtttcttaaaattaaattatttaaacattCTTATTACACTATTTCAAACATATTCCCAAACAGTTGTTCAATAAATACTGTTTTAAAAACTTGTTACATGTATTTTGAAGAtcacatattatatttaatattatggCGTATGAACTAAAACtacgtaaaaatattattgaatTGTATATTCACTgtagaacaaataaaatgcatGTTTATCATGAATGAATTTTCGTTTAATTCACTTTAAgctgaatttttatttaattatatgttattttgaaaaaaagaaaagtccatttcatttaaatatctttgtacatatatatatatatatatatatatataggtgaattattttaatatataatttcaaatacattattaatatttgtcAAACTTTCACATTCTTTTGGTTTTtgaaggaaaaattaatttcaaGGGGTActtataacattttaataatatattatatatttcaaatgaataagaaaaattgttatggataatattaattagtaCTATAACGCCCATCAATCCGTAAAAACGAACACttttaatgttataaatacACTTGTCTCATTCGTAATATCACATGAAGTTTAGCACTACTTTCCCTTAATGTATTCccctttaatatatacattatacgGGTAATATAGAAActgttttttcaaatataaaattaaatgataaaattattaaccaCTCATCTACTAGGATTGTTTCAATAATAACGCATTCTCTAAGAAGAAACgcataaattatttgtataaaattaaagattcCTATTATTTCCTGTAATGATGTAAGGGTTGTTTTCTTTtcagataaaataaatatataattaaaattttttatttatgttattgaTAATACTTcgatgaaatatataaaattatgcttaatattattacaaggAAACGgttatatgcttatataaaattaaataaaattacacttatataatctattatttttattacatctgttaacatatattataaaaatagacaatcattaaaaacatttttacataGAGAGAACGTGATGCATATTTTCCTATTTATATGATGACTTATACGAAATGAACTCTTCATTACATTgcgttcataaaaataaaattttttttatgaacacttattaaaaaacaaccctataaataaatgaacctTCTATATATGGGTACTCCAACACTCAAGATTCATTTGTTAATTATTAGCTgacttattttataataatttattttttattaaaattattcatcattcttaataaattaaacgTAATTCCTCTATATAATGAGAAGAATATTACaccaataataaaaatgtttcgtaggatcttattttattacatgaTATACTAACATAATTcctaatttaatatataaaaacatgaTAAGAGAATATtcttatacaaatatttagaacaatgtgttataaaaaatttaattttttaaatgtattatagttatatattaaatactgaaaataacaataaacaaaaaacaaaaaaaatagttataaaattaaatggaAGCTTATGAATCATTCACATAATATGTGTTAACAATGGAagtaccttttttttacgtaagttaattatattcataaatgttttcttatattttgttcataaatatacctttatttttctatactttttattcttaattttgttatttgttcatatgtatatacaaacaatttgtaaaatttgctaataataatttgtttttttttcttcctctgtagctttttaattgtattaatttttttttatctttgaTCATATTCATACTCAATTATATTTGTtccaatatattttttattatttacctttttttatgtttatttaatatacatatatattccttcCAACTTTCTTATTTGTAAActtgcttttatttttattacatgcATAAAACGCTTCATTTtgtatgttttaattattcatacactatttaatataaatatatcatatttaaattatataaccGTTAATACTTCcattgttttatttcttttaattttacgaATAACTATgcattttgtatataacaGTCACATGTTGCAATAGatattaactttttaattgtatagtgtttatatttttttgtaatgtgattattttcttattcttttctataaaatataactatagatggaacattatatatacgtattagCGTCATCATCTAAATGATTTTGCgtttaatattcatttaactCAAAGAGCGTCGTTCCGattaattatatagatataaaggCCATGTTTGAGAATTTATaagtatacatacaaattCGTATACTCATAAATGTTGCGGATGTTCTTGATAAGTACTACTCTTAATTGTTTAATTCTTTAAGTCCCTCTTTTGAAACTGGATTCCAAAGAAAATGAACTAACGCACAGTTTAAATAAgcaaaacatatataatttattgatattttaattataaattttaaggaattttaaattac
The window above is part of the Plasmodium malariae genome assembly, chromosome: 10 genome. Proteins encoded here:
- the PmUG01_10012000 gene encoding STP1 protein; this translates as MESCSSWNYTGFGSGASEYFGKIEFVEARKQILSLTASLKTKTSKNEFRDGCLKLADYLIKIKDKPPDYTNPKRWVPVLRNYFGHKFKELSQHGGCPMIFEQKDRDLLELKYDALDFCEINKSYQKKLNAFKKRGSSTYNCNNDAKCISECTEYSTWFISKKKYFEEKKGLTSESCIFKNTSSQFPEKTCNILNPKTFNKPPQCLLPEPVIPSQPPLKEKDLSPPNVYQIKSEDLPATQEQSTFQGKLPTDRGSDNSRDIASGRSPNRASEDPPQLQTSSEDNSEASLTKLTEDTQHRHPEITNVPVFSTPEQKTTQDSVYQPPVDQDSNTEGGIKTTSVVNEVSLPKTFQSTPLDPKVQGPVVNSHSPYISSFLITFLIIIVSSLFIKYVLMGKFKKKKNIRRQVKFLKILLPSNSIKKDIFLSNDHLDQPIHDDEEIIKKLKIHEHNTIKNTNMPKRKKDRSKTIIEVHMKVLEEFRNEQWALSKKEFLAICLEVYANEEYRSHPNLINYNKVENIKYSTDTKEKGILWNKWIEKHRNISKKLEKADWFNHLKNEWKKEMEELNKKYSNENEKVSFLEREKVIWRQWISNKGKIVEQNMEEDWFKGLTDEFNNILGEYENEETKSSVSLINIEEMAHNKSCEELYKYIKKKLLAKLCILVFMTILEECKKEERIENRESYFDNFINECKSEENSDRKEQIIEDIRDTNCNILESGKNNKIHDDKGEKCFRENIEDWIREDDSYSNSTINNNIVGKSDDIIEKYIS